The Deltaproteobacteria bacterium genome has a segment encoding these proteins:
- a CDS encoding diguanylate cyclase — translation RLIRHYGLHSDDYDVAKQGWKYTLKSGRVLEFIPTSFLHAPGAIATYDARTRTLFSGDLFGAIGREWSLFADEEFIAPMEEFHRLYMPSKKILRSCMNRLEGYAIDRILPQHGSILEGEQVKTATARLRELECGIDLSVEEP, via the coding sequence CGCCTGATCCGCCATTACGGTCTTCATTCCGACGACTATGATGTTGCAAAGCAGGGATGGAAGTATACGCTGAAAAGCGGCCGGGTCCTCGAATTCATCCCGACCTCCTTTCTGCATGCGCCCGGTGCAATCGCCACCTATGATGCCAGGACCCGGACCCTTTTTTCCGGCGATCTCTTCGGCGCGATTGGCCGGGAATGGTCCCTCTTTGCCGATGAGGAATTTATCGCCCCCATGGAGGAATTCCACCGCCTCTACATGCCTTCGAAGAAAATTCTGCGATCCTGCATGAACCGGCTGGAAGGGTACGCCATCGACCGGATCCTTCCCCAGCACGGATCAATCCTCGAAGGCGAACAGGTCAAAACGGCCACCGCCCGTCTTCGGGAACTGGAGTGCGGCATAGATCTTTCCGTGGAAGAACCATGA